One window of Thermacetogenium phaeum DSM 12270 genomic DNA carries:
- a CDS encoding proline--tRNA ligase, with protein sequence MRVTRMLIPTLREVPAEADAISHQLLLRAGMVRRVAAGVYSLLPLGNRVVKKIEKIVREEMERAGGTELLLPIIQPAEVWHESGRWNVYGPELFRLQDRHGRDFCLGPTHEELITTLFRQEIKSYRQLPLLLYQIQNKYRDERRPRFGLLRGREFIMKDLYSFDRDEEGLDISYRKMYEAYTRVFSRCGLVFRVVEADTGAIGGTNSHEFMVLADTGEEELVFCSLCDYAANTEKAPCRPQGEQEEEARPLQLVATPAARTVDDLASYLGVDARKILKSLFFDADGEPVVVLVRGDRSVNETKVKNFLLANSLEIADEVEILNRYGVPMGFAGPVGLREKMPVKILGDEEVRALSNAVAGANRVDYHYLNVNPGRDFDVDVYGDFRTAQEGDPCPLCGAPLQVCRGIEVGHIFKLGTKYSEALKATIIDEKGNEVPVVMGCYGIGITRTMAAAVEQKHDQDGIIWPVAIAPYEVVLMAVNQGDALHARYAEELYREFLQAGIDVIYDDRLERPGVKFKDADLIGYPARVVIGKKMVSEGLLEIKWRETGETVLKKRSEAVEYLRQKLSAMRSREGE encoded by the coding sequence ATGCGGGTTACACGAATGCTGATTCCCACGCTGCGGGAGGTGCCTGCCGAGGCCGACGCGATCAGCCACCAGCTGTTGCTGCGTGCCGGGATGGTCAGAAGGGTGGCTGCTGGCGTCTACTCACTCCTGCCGCTGGGGAACCGGGTTGTCAAGAAGATCGAGAAGATTGTGAGAGAAGAGATGGAGCGAGCCGGTGGGACCGAATTGCTGTTGCCCATCATTCAACCGGCGGAAGTCTGGCATGAGTCGGGCCGCTGGAATGTCTACGGCCCGGAACTGTTCCGGCTGCAAGATCGCCACGGCAGGGATTTTTGCCTTGGCCCCACCCACGAGGAACTAATTACTACCCTCTTTCGGCAAGAGATCAAATCATACCGCCAGCTGCCCCTTCTTCTCTATCAGATCCAGAATAAATACCGTGATGAAAGGCGGCCGCGCTTCGGCCTGTTGCGAGGCCGTGAGTTCATTATGAAGGATCTCTATTCTTTCGACAGGGACGAAGAAGGCCTAGATATCAGCTACCGCAAAATGTATGAGGCTTACACCCGGGTTTTCAGCAGGTGCGGCCTGGTTTTCCGGGTTGTCGAAGCGGACACCGGGGCTATCGGAGGGACCAATTCTCACGAGTTCATGGTGCTGGCAGATACCGGCGAGGAGGAACTGGTATTCTGCTCTCTCTGCGATTACGCTGCCAATACGGAAAAGGCGCCCTGCCGGCCGCAGGGTGAGCAGGAGGAAGAAGCGAGGCCGTTGCAGCTGGTTGCCACACCTGCGGCGCGCACCGTTGATGATCTGGCCAGTTATCTTGGGGTGGATGCCCGAAAGATCTTGAAGTCCCTCTTTTTCGACGCCGATGGGGAGCCGGTCGTTGTCTTGGTGCGCGGTGACCGCTCCGTCAATGAAACTAAGGTTAAGAATTTTCTCTTGGCCAACAGCCTGGAAATTGCCGATGAAGTAGAAATTCTCAACCGCTACGGTGTGCCGATGGGATTCGCCGGCCCGGTTGGGCTACGAGAGAAGATGCCGGTGAAAATACTCGGGGATGAAGAAGTTAGGGCTCTTTCCAATGCGGTAGCAGGAGCGAACAGGGTGGATTACCATTATCTTAATGTCAATCCCGGCCGCGATTTCGATGTTGATGTTTACGGTGATTTCCGCACGGCGCAAGAGGGGGATCCCTGCCCTCTTTGTGGAGCACCGCTGCAGGTATGCAGGGGGATTGAAGTAGGCCATATTTTTAAGCTGGGAACAAAGTACAGTGAAGCCTTAAAGGCAACCATTATCGATGAGAAGGGAAATGAGGTTCCCGTTGTCATGGGATGTTATGGTATCGGAATAACCAGAACCATGGCTGCAGCCGTGGAGCAAAAACATGACCAGGACGGGATCATCTGGCCTGTTGCTATTGCTCCTTATGAGGTAGTGTTGATGGCGGTCAACCAGGGGGATGCCTTACACGCCCGCTATGCTGAAGAACTGTACCGGGAGTTCCTTCAGGCCGGAATTGATGTTATTTACGACGACCGCCTGGAGAGGCCCGGAGTCAAGTTCAAAGATGCCGATTTGATCGGGTACCCGGCGCGGGTTGTCATCGGTAAGAAGATGGTATCCGAAGGTTTGCTGGAGATCAAATGGCGGGAGACCGGAGAGACGGTATTGAAAAAGAGGAGCGAGGCGGTCGAGTACCTCCGTCAGAAGCTCTCTGCCATGCGGAGCCGGGAAGGAGAATAG
- a CDS encoding ribosome maturation factor RimP, producing MASVSDRVTDVIMPLLARESLELVDVEYKKEGAAWYLRVFIDKPGGVQLGDCEKASLLIGSELDKHDIIPHRYYLEVSSPGVERPLKKPEDFLRFRGSEIVVRTTAKFEGNKNFQGKIVDYDEDDRVVIETADGLLKIPHSLISKARLKVF from the coding sequence ATGGCTTCGGTGAGTGACAGGGTGACGGATGTGATCATGCCTTTGCTGGCCAGAGAGTCCCTGGAGCTGGTGGATGTGGAGTATAAGAAAGAGGGAGCCGCTTGGTACCTGCGGGTTTTTATTGATAAACCGGGTGGGGTACAGCTTGGAGACTGTGAAAAGGCGAGCCTCCTCATCGGTTCCGAGCTGGACAAACACGACATTATACCCCACCGGTATTACCTGGAGGTGTCCTCACCGGGCGTCGAGAGGCCGCTTAAAAAACCGGAGGATTTCCTTCGTTTTCGCGGCTCTGAAATCGTTGTCCGCACCACCGCCAAATTCGAGGGTAACAAGAACTTTCAAGGCAAGATAGTCGATTATGATGAAGACGACCGGGTGGTTATAGAGACGGCAGACGGCCTGTTAAAGATCCCCCACAGCCTGATATCCAAAGCTAGATTAAAGGTGTTTTAA
- the nusA gene encoding transcription termination factor NusA: MNLEFINALKDIEKEKGISSEVLLQAIEHALLTAYRKNFGSTQNARIEILRETGEIKVFSRKTVVSEVTDPRLEISVEQAREIDPDAKEGDVVDEEVTPQEFGRIAAQAAKQVVVQQIREAERGLIYEEFLSREGDIVTGVVRRQETKNVYIDLGRAEALLAPAEQIPTERYNRGDRIKTYVTEVKKTTKGPQILVSRTHPGLLKRLFELEVPEIFEGIVELKAVAREPGLRSKIAVYSKDENVDSIGACVGPKGIRVQAIVNELRGEKIDIIKWDSDIKVFIANALSPAKVVSVEIEEGEKIARVVVPDNQLSLAIGKEGQNARLAARLTGWKIDIRSESQQIASSEEGKEEDPSCLE; this comes from the coding sequence TTGAATCTAGAATTTATCAACGCTCTCAAAGACATCGAAAAAGAAAAGGGAATCAGCAGCGAGGTTCTTTTACAGGCAATAGAGCATGCTTTGCTGACCGCATACAGGAAAAACTTCGGTTCAACTCAGAATGCCCGCATCGAGATACTCAGGGAGACGGGAGAAATTAAGGTTTTTTCCCGAAAAACCGTCGTTTCTGAGGTTACCGATCCGAGGCTGGAAATCTCCGTGGAACAGGCCAGAGAAATCGATCCCGACGCCAAAGAAGGGGATGTCGTAGATGAAGAAGTGACTCCGCAAGAATTTGGGCGCATCGCAGCGCAGGCGGCCAAGCAGGTTGTGGTTCAACAGATCCGTGAAGCAGAGCGGGGTTTGATCTACGAGGAGTTCTTAAGCCGGGAGGGAGATATAGTTACCGGCGTGGTGCGTCGTCAGGAGACCAAAAATGTCTATATCGACCTAGGGCGGGCGGAGGCTTTGCTAGCGCCGGCGGAACAGATTCCGACGGAAAGGTATAACAGAGGGGACAGGATCAAGACTTATGTAACTGAGGTCAAAAAGACCACCAAAGGGCCACAAATATTGGTATCCCGCACTCATCCCGGCCTGTTAAAGAGACTCTTTGAACTTGAGGTTCCGGAGATTTTCGAGGGAATAGTAGAGTTAAAGGCGGTTGCCAGAGAGCCAGGATTGAGGTCCAAGATAGCGGTTTATTCCAAAGATGAAAATGTGGATTCTATCGGCGCTTGTGTGGGACCAAAGGGTATCCGTGTGCAGGCGATCGTCAATGAGTTGAGGGGCGAAAAAATCGACATTATTAAATGGGATAGCGATATCAAGGTGTTTATCGCCAACGCCCTTAGTCCTGCCAAGGTGGTCTCCGTAGAGATTGAGGAAGGGGAGAAGATCGCTCGAGTGGTTGTCCCCGACAATCAGCTTTCCCTGGCAATAGGTAAAGAGGGACAGAATGCCCGTTTGGCGGCTCGTCTTACTGGCTGGAAGATCGATATCAGGAGTGAATCTCAACAGATTGCCTCCTCTGAGGAGGGCAAGGAGGAGGATCCCTCATGCCTAGAGTAA
- the rnpM gene encoding RNase P modulator RnpM, protein MPRVKKVPKRICVACRQIKDKKELIRVVRTPDRAVEVDPTGKKSGRGAYICRDLNCLETALAGRHLQRALNTELPSEVIEGLKQMLMGESN, encoded by the coding sequence ATGCCTAGAGTAAAGAAGGTGCCCAAGCGGATTTGTGTGGCTTGCAGACAGATAAAGGACAAGAAAGAGCTTATTCGTGTGGTGAGAACGCCCGATCGAGCGGTTGAAGTTGACCCTACGGGAAAAAAGTCTGGCCGCGGCGCCTATATCTGCCGGGACTTGAATTGCCTGGAGACAGCTTTGGCCGGCAGGCATTTGCAACGGGCGCTGAATACGGAGCTGCCTTCAGAGGTGATCGAGGGACTAAAACAGATGCTCATGGGTGAGAGCAATTGA
- a CDS encoding L7Ae/L30e/S12e/Gadd45 family ribosomal protein, giving the protein MTSLYSLLGFAKRAGKLLSGITNCLLALRKGKAHLVLIAVDAGVSKRKVIGACSSLKVPWLEFGSKETFWKHLGSPSCYWAILSRELAKSFLEKYQQSYKNNERG; this is encoded by the coding sequence TTGACGTCTCTTTATTCTCTGCTGGGATTTGCCAAACGAGCGGGGAAACTCCTGTCGGGTATAACAAATTGCCTCCTTGCCCTCAGGAAAGGAAAGGCACATCTTGTGCTGATAGCTGTAGATGCCGGTGTCAGCAAGAGAAAGGTGATTGGAGCCTGTTCATCTTTAAAGGTGCCGTGGCTGGAGTTCGGTTCTAAGGAAACCTTCTGGAAACATTTGGGAAGCCCTTCCTGCTACTGGGCAATTCTATCCAGGGAGCTGGCCAAGAGTTTTCTCGAGAAGTACCAGCAGAGTTATAAAAATAACGAGCGGGGGTGA
- the infB gene encoding translation initiation factor IF-2 produces the protein MARIRVHELAKELKINSKELIARLRQMGYAVKNHMSTLDERDVLKIKKSLTAPHIETKNARQPQKKSADKAEIKENDFRKRALARKEEQRQRKEQNQRKILAKVAAHPHHSRGRKKRRDASRNTDEMGAERKKIVIGDQITVQELANILHVSGSEVITKLIALGVMASLNQLIDSDTATLVAAEFGVDVEVRDDSQELEALLEDVPDKPEDLEPRPPVITVMGHVDHGKTSLLDYIRHTNVTATEAGGITQHIGAYQIEVRGKKITFLDTPGHEAFTAMRARGAQVTDIAVLVVAADDGVMPQTVEAINHAKAAGVPIVVAVNKIDKPGANAERVKQQLAEHGIVPEEWGGDNICVPVSAKTGAGIDQLLEMLLLVAEMEELKANPNCPARGTVIEAQLDKGRGPVATVLIQKGTLKVGDIILAGTACGKVRAMQDYKGRRIKKASPGTPVEILGLSEVPEAGDLFYVVKDEKLARQIVEKRQEKKRLSESAGPDKVTLEDLFKQIQEGKVKELNLVVKADVQGSVEALIQALSKLSTDEVRINIIHSGVGAITETDVMLASASNALVIGFNVRPDANAKKTAESQQVEIRLYRVIYEAIDDVKAALEGLLEPIYKEVPVGRAEVREIFHIPKVGVVAGCYVSEGKVIRNGKVRVVRDGVVIYDGTIASLKRFKDDAREVVQGHECGIGLDRFQDLKPGDILEGYQIEELKRELKPLLRGD, from the coding sequence ATGGCAAGAATTCGTGTTCATGAACTGGCCAAGGAATTAAAAATCAATAGCAAAGAGCTGATCGCCCGTTTGCGCCAAATGGGTTACGCGGTTAAAAATCACATGAGCACGCTGGATGAGAGAGATGTGCTCAAAATAAAGAAATCGCTGACAGCTCCGCATATTGAAACCAAGAATGCCAGACAGCCCCAAAAGAAGAGCGCTGACAAAGCGGAGATAAAAGAGAATGACTTTCGCAAACGGGCACTGGCACGAAAAGAGGAACAGCGCCAGAGAAAGGAGCAGAACCAGCGTAAAATCCTGGCGAAAGTGGCAGCACATCCCCACCACAGCCGTGGAAGAAAAAAGCGGAGGGATGCGAGCCGAAATACGGATGAAATGGGTGCGGAGCGGAAGAAGATAGTCATTGGGGATCAGATAACCGTACAGGAGTTGGCCAACATCCTGCATGTCAGCGGCAGTGAAGTGATCACCAAGCTAATCGCACTCGGAGTTATGGCTTCACTCAACCAGCTGATTGACAGTGACACGGCAACACTGGTAGCTGCGGAATTTGGCGTTGATGTAGAGGTACGCGACGATTCTCAGGAGTTGGAGGCGTTGCTTGAAGATGTCCCGGATAAGCCGGAAGATCTGGAGCCAAGGCCACCGGTAATTACCGTGATGGGGCATGTTGACCATGGTAAAACCTCTCTTTTAGATTATATCCGCCACACCAATGTCACGGCAACGGAAGCCGGAGGCATAACTCAGCACATCGGAGCCTATCAGATCGAGGTTAGGGGCAAAAAGATAACATTTCTGGATACACCAGGCCATGAGGCATTTACGGCCATGCGTGCCCGGGGTGCACAGGTCACCGATATTGCCGTTCTGGTGGTTGCGGCAGACGACGGAGTTATGCCGCAGACTGTAGAGGCTATCAATCATGCCAAAGCAGCAGGTGTTCCCATTGTTGTTGCCGTAAACAAGATCGATAAGCCGGGAGCAAATGCGGAACGCGTCAAACAACAGCTGGCAGAACATGGTATTGTTCCCGAGGAGTGGGGGGGAGACAACATTTGTGTCCCAGTCTCGGCAAAGACTGGTGCCGGTATTGACCAGCTGTTGGAGATGCTGTTGCTCGTTGCCGAGATGGAGGAGCTTAAAGCAAATCCTAACTGTCCGGCACGAGGGACGGTTATAGAAGCGCAACTGGATAAAGGAAGGGGGCCTGTTGCTACCGTATTAATCCAGAAAGGCACCCTGAAGGTTGGGGATATCATTCTGGCAGGTACAGCTTGCGGCAAGGTAAGAGCCATGCAGGATTATAAAGGACGCCGGATTAAAAAGGCATCTCCGGGAACCCCTGTAGAGATACTGGGACTTTCGGAGGTACCGGAGGCTGGCGATCTCTTTTATGTGGTAAAGGATGAAAAATTGGCACGCCAGATTGTGGAAAAACGCCAGGAAAAGAAACGGCTGAGCGAAAGTGCGGGTCCGGACAAGGTCACGCTGGAAGACCTCTTCAAACAAATCCAGGAAGGCAAGGTAAAAGAGCTGAATCTCGTCGTTAAAGCCGATGTGCAGGGATCTGTGGAAGCCCTTATTCAGGCTTTGTCCAAGTTGAGCACCGATGAGGTGAGAATAAATATCATTCATTCCGGTGTAGGGGCGATAACCGAAACCGATGTCATGCTTGCCAGTGCCTCCAACGCTCTGGTAATCGGTTTCAATGTGCGTCCTGATGCCAATGCCAAAAAGACCGCCGAATCTCAGCAAGTGGAAATCAGGCTTTACCGGGTCATTTATGAGGCTATTGATGATGTTAAGGCTGCCCTCGAGGGTCTTTTGGAACCGATTTATAAAGAGGTGCCGGTAGGAAGAGCTGAGGTGCGTGAGATCTTCCATATTCCCAAAGTCGGTGTCGTTGCCGGTTGTTACGTTTCCGAGGGTAAGGTAATCAGGAATGGAAAAGTGCGCGTCGTCCGGGATGGGGTAGTCATCTATGACGGTACGATCGCTTCTCTCAAGCGCTTTAAAGATGACGCCAGAGAAGTGGTTCAGGGGCACGAGTGCGGAATCGGACTTGACCGGTTCCAGGATCTGAAACCGGGAGATATCCTAGAGGGATATCAGATTGAAGAGCTGAAAAGAGAGTTGAAGCCTTTATTAAGAGGTGATTAA
- the rbfA gene encoding 30S ribosome-binding factor RbfA: protein MGYRANRLGEEIKRIVTDLLRTEIKDPRISPFTTVTEVDVSKDLRYAKIYVSVLGEREEQQRTLEGLQNASGFIRSELGKQIRLRYNPEITFCLDSSIQHGLKINQILHDLAKEQE, encoded by the coding sequence GTGGGATACCGTGCTAACCGGTTGGGGGAGGAGATCAAGAGGATCGTCACAGATCTCTTGAGAACTGAAATTAAGGATCCACGCATTTCTCCCTTTACCACTGTCACCGAAGTCGATGTGTCAAAGGACCTTCGTTATGCCAAGATTTATGTAAGCGTTCTGGGGGAGCGAGAAGAACAGCAGCGAACTCTGGAGGGTTTGCAAAACGCCTCCGGATTCATCCGTTCCGAGCTGGGAAAACAAATACGGCTGCGTTATAACCCGGAGATAACTTTTTGCCTGGACTCTTCGATCCAGCACGGTTTGAAGATCAACCAGATCCTCCATGATCTGGCAAAAGAACAGGAATGA
- a CDS encoding DHH family phosphoesterase translates to MGSLDAVARIIEKSNKILMTTHVNPDGDAVGSLLGLGLALVNSGKDVMMVTAAPIPAVYQYLPGSELLQLPSMLSTREFEAGVVLDCTDLSRIGGDLPELLNGAGSVVNIDHHISNTHFGDVNAVDPKAAATGEIVLDLLLLMGIPVTPDIATNLYTALITDTGSFRHQNTTARCHRTAAVLLEYGADHVLVHNCLYEQRTLSSLMLLKAGLETLSLSKDGRIAWMAISYEDILSSGCNMEDCEGIIDYPKSLRGVEVGILFKEVKPGEIKVSFRSKQYLDVNRLAASFGGGGHERAAGCTVKGNLADAVAMIVRTTEEHLRLAMNNGGVS, encoded by the coding sequence ATGGGGTCTCTTGATGCTGTAGCTCGTATTATTGAAAAAAGCAATAAAATTCTGATGACCACCCATGTCAACCCCGACGGTGATGCTGTTGGGTCACTGCTTGGGTTAGGGCTGGCTTTGGTTAATTCAGGCAAGGACGTGATGATGGTGACGGCGGCACCGATCCCTGCTGTCTATCAATATCTGCCGGGGAGCGAGCTGCTTCAATTGCCTTCTATGCTCTCCACAAGAGAGTTCGAAGCAGGTGTCGTCCTGGACTGCACGGACCTTTCTCGCATCGGAGGAGACCTCCCTGAGCTGTTGAATGGTGCTGGTAGCGTCGTAAACATTGACCATCATATCAGCAACACCCACTTTGGGGATGTCAATGCCGTCGATCCGAAGGCTGCAGCTACCGGGGAGATCGTTCTCGACCTCCTGTTGTTGATGGGGATTCCGGTGACACCGGATATCGCTACGAACCTCTATACCGCCCTGATTACGGATACCGGGTCTTTTCGACATCAAAACACAACTGCCAGGTGTCATCGAACGGCAGCGGTGTTACTGGAATATGGCGCTGACCATGTGCTTGTTCACAATTGCCTGTATGAACAAAGGACTCTGAGCAGCCTTATGCTCTTGAAGGCTGGACTGGAGACCTTGTCCCTTAGCAAAGACGGGCGTATCGCCTGGATGGCCATATCCTATGAGGATATTCTTTCCAGCGGATGTAATATGGAAGACTGTGAGGGCATCATCGATTATCCCAAATCTCTCCGCGGGGTAGAAGTCGGAATCCTCTTCAAGGAGGTAAAGCCAGGAGAGATCAAGGTCAGCTTTCGCTCGAAGCAATACCTGGACGTTAACCGACTTGCTGCCTCTTTCGGAGGGGGCGGCCACGAACGGGCTGCCGGTTGCACCGTTAAGGGCAACCTTGCAGACGCGGTGGCCATGATCGTGAGAACGACTGAGGAACATCTGCGTCTGGCCATGAACAATGGAGGCGTTTCCTGA
- the truB gene encoding tRNA pseudouridine(55) synthase TruB, translated as MNGLINVLKPPGITSHAVVLSLRRLFRVQKIGHTGTLDPGAAGVLPICVGQGTRVAEYLVNKPKSYRAEMTFGITTETHDAGGKVLKRLPGVKLERARVEEVLQDFIGEIKQVPPMTSALHYRGKRLYKLAREGKTVDRRARKVHIYEIKLIRFDGELPYPRLLCDITCSKGTYVRSLCADIGEKLGCGAFLSFLVRTASGPFQLSVSYTLEEIKDRYERQDFSFLLPIDYALEEFPALIVKEKAVPHVLNGQPLAPAGIMGGVGKSDRPLVVRLYAPDGSLLALGNYRCSKNGEWYYKPQKVFCLLHQNI; from the coding sequence GTGAATGGTTTGATTAACGTTTTAAAACCGCCGGGGATTACTTCCCATGCGGTAGTGCTAAGTTTGCGGCGCCTTTTCCGGGTGCAGAAAATCGGTCATACGGGTACTCTGGACCCGGGAGCGGCGGGTGTTCTCCCAATTTGCGTTGGACAGGGTACAAGGGTTGCCGAATACCTTGTCAACAAACCGAAAAGTTATCGTGCTGAGATGACCTTTGGCATCACGACCGAAACCCATGATGCCGGTGGTAAGGTGCTCAAGAGGCTTCCAGGTGTCAAGCTTGAACGTGCGCGAGTAGAAGAGGTTTTGCAGGATTTTATCGGGGAAATCAAACAGGTGCCCCCGATGACGTCGGCCCTTCACTACCGAGGGAAGAGGCTTTATAAGCTGGCGCGTGAGGGGAAAACGGTAGATCGCAGGGCGAGGAAGGTTCATATTTATGAAATCAAATTGATCCGCTTTGATGGCGAGCTACCCTACCCGCGCTTGTTGTGTGATATCACCTGCTCCAAGGGCACCTATGTGCGCAGCCTGTGTGCAGATATCGGCGAAAAGCTGGGATGCGGTGCCTTTTTATCCTTTCTGGTTCGAACAGCCAGCGGTCCCTTTCAGCTGAGCGTTTCCTACACACTGGAAGAAATAAAAGATAGATATGAAAGGCAGGATTTTTCCTTCTTGCTCCCTATCGATTATGCGCTGGAGGAATTCCCCGCTCTGATCGTGAAAGAGAAGGCTGTGCCTCATGTCTTGAACGGCCAGCCTCTGGCTCCGGCGGGAATCATGGGAGGGGTGGGAAAGAGTGACAGGCCTCTCGTGGTCCGCCTTTACGCACCGGACGGCAGTCTTTTAGCCCTAGGCAACTACCGGTGCTCAAAAAACGGTGAGTGGTACTATAAACCGCAAAAAGTCTTTTGTCTTCTCCATCAAAATATATAA
- a CDS encoding bifunctional riboflavin kinase/FAD synthetase: MKVLQELDQTFSDQKLILALGNFDGVHRGHKLLLEEMCRFASRLEAVPAALLFYPHPQQVLNPEKAPGLIIDNEKKLELMEALGIEAVIMLPFDRQMAALSPQQFIEEILLAKLKVTGVFVGFNYRFGCGATGTPELLLDYGKRLNFYVRVMPPVILNGTPVSSTSVRSALLEGDISEAKSLLGYWPVIRGRVVPGDGRGKKLGYPTANIQVPEQMLVPRSGVYACQALLEGDFYPAVLNIGKHPTFGCSRNPLIEVHLLNFRGNIYGAKMEIRLFQRLRSEKKFASKQDLINQIRKDVESAVRILEKIEAFSVC; this comes from the coding sequence ATGAAAGTGTTGCAGGAGTTAGATCAAACATTTTCCGATCAGAAATTGATCCTGGCTCTTGGGAACTTTGATGGGGTACATCGCGGCCATAAACTGCTGTTGGAGGAAATGTGCCGGTTTGCCTCCCGGTTGGAAGCGGTTCCGGCAGCCCTTCTTTTTTACCCTCACCCCCAACAGGTGCTCAATCCCGAAAAAGCGCCCGGGTTGATAATTGATAATGAAAAAAAGCTTGAACTGATGGAGGCTTTGGGCATCGAGGCCGTTATCATGCTGCCCTTTGACCGGCAGATGGCCGCACTTTCTCCGCAGCAGTTTATTGAGGAGATACTGCTGGCGAAGTTAAAGGTAACGGGGGTTTTTGTCGGGTTCAATTATCGCTTCGGTTGCGGTGCTACGGGGACACCGGAGCTGCTGCTGGATTATGGGAAGAGATTGAACTTTTATGTGAGGGTAATGCCACCGGTGATCCTCAATGGAACGCCGGTGAGCAGCACTTCTGTTCGCTCAGCTCTTCTTGAAGGTGATATTTCTGAGGCAAAAAGTTTGCTCGGTTACTGGCCGGTTATCAGGGGCAGGGTAGTTCCAGGGGACGGAAGGGGGAAGAAACTCGGATATCCAACGGCGAATATCCAGGTACCCGAACAGATGCTGGTACCCCGAAGCGGAGTATATGCCTGTCAGGCTCTTCTAGAGGGAGATTTTTATCCCGCAGTGTTGAATATCGGAAAACATCCCACTTTCGGGTGCAGCCGCAACCCGCTGATAGAGGTTCATCTGTTGAATTTTAGAGGCAACATCTACGGGGCTAAGATGGAGATAAGGCTGTTTCAAAGGCTACGGAGCGAAAAAAAGTTTGCTAGCAAGCAGGACTTGATCAACCAGATCCGAAAAGATGTGGAGAGTGCTGTCAGAATTCTTGAGAAAATCGAAGCATTTTCGGTATGTTAG